In Blastopirellula sp. J2-11, a single genomic region encodes these proteins:
- the accC gene encoding acetyl-CoA carboxylase biotin carboxylase subunit, with the protein MYNRILIANRGEIALRIIRACKELGVETVAIFSEADRGASYLELADEAYCVGPAKSAQSYLKIDRVISAAEVGNVEAIHPGYGFLAENAQFNEICRSCNIDFIGPSPEAMLRLGDKNEARKMARAAEVPVVPGSDGLIEDHEEALKTAHEIGFPVLIKATAGGGGKGMRVAANDLVLKTALQQAQNEAQAAFGNGGVYLEKYVEHPRHVEVQVVADHHGNVVHLYERECSTQRRHQKLIEESPAPNLSTKTRDAICAAAVRMIQGADYTNAGTVEFIVDKDENFYFIEVNARIQVEHPVTEMVTGIDLIQTQIRIASGERLPFTQDDIQVTGAAIECRINAEDPDRNFMPCPGKIERFIAPGGPGVRFDSHVFSGYTVPPHYDSMIGKLIVHRKTREDAIRCMQRALDEIRVDGIRTTASFHKKLLSHSTFAEGKIDTTFVERTFLQS; encoded by the coding sequence ATGTATAACCGCATTCTAATTGCGAATCGCGGCGAGATCGCCCTGCGAATCATCCGCGCTTGCAAAGAGCTTGGCGTCGAAACGGTCGCTATTTTTAGCGAAGCCGATCGCGGCGCTTCGTATCTGGAGCTCGCGGACGAAGCGTATTGCGTCGGCCCCGCCAAAAGCGCCCAAAGCTACCTGAAGATCGATCGCGTCATCAGCGCCGCCGAAGTCGGCAACGTCGAAGCGATTCATCCCGGCTATGGCTTTCTGGCCGAAAACGCCCAGTTCAACGAGATCTGCCGCAGCTGCAACATTGACTTTATCGGCCCCTCGCCCGAAGCGATGCTGCGACTCGGCGACAAGAACGAAGCCCGCAAAATGGCCCGTGCGGCCGAAGTGCCGGTCGTTCCCGGTTCGGACGGACTGATTGAAGATCACGAAGAAGCGTTGAAGACCGCTCACGAGATCGGCTTTCCGGTCTTGATCAAAGCGACCGCCGGCGGCGGTGGAAAAGGGATGCGGGTCGCGGCGAACGACCTGGTGTTGAAGACCGCGCTGCAGCAAGCCCAGAACGAAGCCCAAGCGGCGTTCGGCAACGGCGGCGTCTATCTCGAAAAGTATGTCGAACACCCGCGTCACGTCGAAGTTCAAGTCGTCGCCGATCATCACGGCAACGTGGTCCACTTGTACGAGCGCGAATGCTCGACGCAGCGTCGCCATCAAAAGCTGATCGAAGAGAGTCCGGCTCCTAACCTGTCGACCAAGACGCGCGACGCGATTTGCGCCGCCGCCGTTCGCATGATCCAAGGCGCCGACTACACGAACGCCGGCACGGTCGAGTTTATCGTCGACAAAGACGAAAACTTCTACTTCATCGAAGTGAACGCTCGCATCCAGGTCGAGCATCCCGTTACCGAAATGGTGACCGGCATCGATCTGATTCAAACGCAAATTCGGATCGCCTCCGGCGAACGGTTGCCGTTCACGCAGGACGACATTCAAGTCACCGGCGCCGCGATCGAATGTCGCATCAACGCCGAAGATCCCGATCGCAACTTCATGCCGTGCCCCGGCAAGATCGAGCGATTTATCGCCCCCGGCGGACCTGGCGTTCGATTTGATTCGCATGTTTTCAGCGGCTACACCGTTCCGCCCCACTACGATTCGATGATCGGCAAGCTGATCGTCCATCGCAAAACGCGCGAAGATGCGATCCGCTGCATGCAGCGTGCTTTGGACGAAATTCGGGTCGACGGTATTCGCACGACTGCATCGTTCCATAAAAAGCTGCTTAGCCACTCGACGTTTGCCGAAGGGAAGATCGACACCACATTTGTCGAACGGACCTTTTTGCAGTCGTAA
- the accB gene encoding acetyl-CoA carboxylase biotin carboxyl carrier protein, translating to MAKSEPAASGVFDLDRLRQIIELMKEHELSEIDLREGERQIQMKRGATVAYAPAPLAAAPAPVAGAPTPAPAPAAEDSHLVTINSPMVGTFYAKPKPDSENFAKVGDHIGEESVVCIIEAMKVFNEIKAELTGKIVSVLVKNEDPVEYGQPLFKVDPRG from the coding sequence ATGGCCAAGTCTGAGCCCGCTGCGAGCGGCGTCTTTGATCTCGATCGGTTGCGACAAATCATCGAATTAATGAAAGAACACGAGCTTTCAGAAATCGATCTCCGGGAAGGGGAACGCCAGATCCAAATGAAACGGGGCGCGACCGTCGCCTATGCTCCGGCTCCGCTGGCTGCCGCACCGGCTCCCGTCGCCGGCGCGCCGACTCCGGCTCCGGCTCCGGCCGCTGAAGATTCGCATCTGGTGACGATCAACAGCCCGATGGTCGGCACGTTCTACGCCAAACCGAAGCCCGATTCAGAGAACTTCGCCAAAGTGGGCGATCATATCGGCGAAGAATCGGTCGTTTGCATCATCGAGGCAATGAAGGTCTTCAACGAGATCAAAGCCGAGTTGACCGGCAAAATCGTCTCCGTACTGGTGAAAAACGAAGATCCGGTCGAGTACGGCCAGCCATTGTTCAAGGTCGACCCGCGCGGCTAA
- a CDS encoding M24 family metallopeptidase, with product MPPADNDRFAARRNKLRRLVKKAAAGAILVTNVHNVSYLTGFTGHDSYLLVTPDTEVLLSDPRYTQQLEEECPGLNLESRTPGKSILTSVQKMIQAAGVTQLAFESTSITVAMRDQLADKLAKVALLPAAGLVEELREIKDAEEVAAIRQAIHCAEKAFAVIRAAMHPDQTERQIAADLEYQVRRFGGKALSFPPIVGVGERAALPHGVPSEKRVGEDRFVLIDWGALFGGYVSDLTRVLATGKISPKIKRIYDIVLKAQLRAIEAIKPGALMCDVDKAARDEIASAGFGKRFGHGLGHGIGLEVHEAPRFNSSQTRPLQVGMVVTVEPGIYIPGFGGVRIEDDVLVTKHGHEVLTSVPKDFD from the coding sequence ATGCCGCCAGCTGACAACGATCGCTTCGCCGCCAGACGCAACAAACTTCGCCGGTTAGTGAAGAAAGCCGCCGCTGGCGCGATCTTGGTGACCAATGTCCACAACGTCAGCTATCTGACCGGTTTTACAGGGCACGATAGCTATCTGTTGGTCACCCCCGATACCGAGGTATTGCTCAGCGATCCTCGCTATACGCAGCAATTGGAAGAAGAATGTCCGGGGCTGAATCTCGAGAGCCGCACGCCGGGGAAGTCGATTTTGACTTCGGTCCAAAAAATGATCCAAGCGGCGGGCGTCACGCAGTTGGCGTTCGAGTCAACTTCGATCACCGTCGCAATGCGCGACCAACTTGCCGACAAGCTGGCCAAGGTTGCGCTCCTACCGGCCGCCGGACTGGTTGAAGAGTTGCGCGAGATCAAAGACGCCGAAGAAGTCGCCGCAATCCGCCAAGCGATCCACTGCGCCGAGAAGGCGTTCGCCGTGATTCGCGCCGCGATGCACCCCGATCAAACCGAACGCCAGATCGCCGCCGACCTGGAATACCAAGTGCGGAGATTCGGCGGTAAAGCGCTTAGTTTTCCGCCGATCGTCGGAGTCGGAGAGCGGGCCGCTTTGCCGCACGGGGTCCCCAGCGAGAAGCGAGTGGGCGAAGACCGTTTCGTGCTGATTGACTGGGGCGCGCTGTTTGGGGGGTATGTGAGCGACTTGACGCGTGTTTTAGCGACCGGTAAAATTTCGCCAAAAATCAAGCGTATTTACGACATTGTCTTAAAAGCTCAGCTCCGTGCGATCGAAGCGATCAAGCCTGGCGCGCTGATGTGCGATGTCGACAAAGCGGCTCGTGACGAGATCGCCAGCGCTGGTTTCGGCAAACGTTTTGGTCATGGCCTCGGCCATGGCATCGGCCTCGAAGTCCATGAGGCGCCCCGATTTAACAGTTCTCAAACCCGCCCCCTACAGGTAGGCATGGTGGTCACCGTGGAGCCGGGCATCTATATTCCTGGGTTTGGCGGTGTCCGCATTGAGGACGATGTGCTGGTGACAAAACACGGACACGAGGTTTTGACCAGCGTACCCAAAGATTTCGATTGA
- a CDS encoding tetratricopeptide repeat protein produces MPQQCPWIVEVTPENFETEVLERSREAPVIVDFWGAWCQPCQMLMPILEKLAVEMAGKFYLAKADTEVVPQLAAQFNVQGVPAVFALRDGAVVDFFDGMRPEEFVRSWIERQLPSQAESLLAEVRNTLGADPQEVERKLQQAIELDPKLDIAKIMLAEHYYDQHRNEEAAAMITALEERGFLEPEAEKVKAALELRKLGDAAGGVDACRAELAASPEDAEKLLKLAEALAAAGQFEESLETALAVVRKDRAAYGETARQLMVDIFRQLADDEELVNDYRRKLATALY; encoded by the coding sequence ATGCCGCAGCAGTGCCCCTGGATTGTAGAAGTAACGCCTGAAAACTTCGAAACCGAAGTGCTGGAGCGCTCTCGCGAAGCGCCGGTGATTGTCGATTTTTGGGGCGCCTGGTGTCAGCCTTGCCAAATGCTGATGCCGATCTTGGAGAAGCTGGCCGTCGAGATGGCGGGGAAGTTTTACCTCGCCAAAGCCGATACCGAGGTCGTTCCGCAATTAGCGGCTCAGTTCAACGTCCAAGGGGTTCCGGCCGTTTTCGCGCTTCGCGACGGCGCGGTCGTCGATTTCTTCGACGGGATGCGTCCCGAAGAGTTCGTCCGCAGTTGGATCGAGCGGCAATTGCCGAGTCAGGCCGAATCGCTGTTAGCCGAAGTCCGCAACACGCTGGGCGCCGATCCGCAAGAGGTCGAACGGAAATTGCAGCAAGCGATCGAACTCGACCCCAAGTTGGATATCGCGAAAATCATGCTGGCCGAACACTACTACGACCAACATCGCAATGAAGAAGCAGCGGCGATGATCACAGCGCTGGAAGAGCGGGGGTTTCTCGAGCCGGAAGCGGAAAAGGTGAAAGCGGCGCTCGAATTGCGCAAGCTAGGGGACGCAGCCGGCGGAGTCGACGCCTGTCGCGCCGAACTGGCCGCAAGTCCGGAAGACGCCGAAAAGCTGCTGAAACTTGCCGAGGCCCTGGCCGCTGCTGGCCAATTTGAAGAATCGCTCGAAACCGCTTTGGCGGTTGTCCGCAAAGACCGCGCCGCCTACGGCGAAACCGCTCGACAGCTAATGGTAGATATCTTCCGACAGTTGGCGGATGACGAAGAGTTGGTGAATGATTATCGACGGAAGCTGGCGACAGCGTTGTATTAG
- a CDS encoding HAD family hydrolase yields MKICLFDIDGTLINTAAAGKDAMIDSFQSTAGIDVLTTEVRVSGKTDRGIAQELFDAHHMPLTDEAWSKFLDSYMIGLARNLPLRDGRVLPGIEALLNQLAERDDIALGLLTGNVAQGAYLKLTHYDLMHHFKFGGYGDQHPDRNDVAQAAKDACEAHLGHAVRGDQIWVIGDTANDVRCARAIGAKAAAVATGVFMREELAMSEPDLLFDDLENADALLAELRG; encoded by the coding sequence ATGAAAATCTGCCTGTTCGATATCGATGGAACGTTGATCAACACCGCCGCCGCCGGCAAAGATGCGATGATCGATTCTTTTCAATCGACTGCCGGAATCGACGTGCTGACGACCGAGGTCCGCGTCAGCGGCAAAACCGATCGCGGCATCGCGCAAGAGCTGTTTGACGCGCATCACATGCCGTTGACCGACGAAGCGTGGAGCAAGTTCTTAGATAGCTACATGATAGGTCTGGCGCGCAATCTTCCGCTACGCGACGGACGCGTCTTGCCTGGCATCGAAGCGCTGCTCAATCAATTAGCCGAGAGAGACGACATCGCCTTGGGGCTTCTGACCGGCAACGTCGCCCAAGGCGCCTACCTGAAGCTGACCCACTACGACTTGATGCATCATTTCAAGTTCGGCGGATACGGTGATCAGCATCCCGACCGCAACGATGTCGCCCAAGCGGCGAAGGACGCCTGCGAAGCTCATCTTGGTCATGCCGTCCGCGGCGATCAAATCTGGGTCATCGGCGACACCGCCAACGACGTCCGCTGCGCCCGAGCCATCGGCGCCAAAGCGGCGGCAGTCGCCACCGGCGTTTTCATGCGTGAAGAGCTGGCGATGAGCGAGCCCGATTTGTTGTTCGATGATCTGGAAAACGCCGATGCGCTGTTGGCGGAATTGAGGGGATAA
- a CDS encoding S1C family serine protease, whose product MSAGMPPERRAQPSAIAFLRLFVFCFAIALGVSWIVSSFMLSDQTPRIDPSAVPRQVTARGDLAEDEKSTIELFESASPSVVFITTTALSRRSMNVNPVEIPAGAGSGFVWDEKGHLVTNYHVIRDVEQGNGGRAIVTFADHTSHEARVLGGSPDNDLAVLQLVDPQNATLIPIRVGESKNLKVGQKTFAIGNPFGFDQTLTTGVISGLGRSIRSESGQPINDLIQTDAAINPGNSGGPLLDSSGLLIGVNTAIYSPSGAYSGIGLAIPVDTVNAVTTEILRTGKVSKPYLGVALLPASAVAQLNLQGALIGEVVEGSPAANAGLQPTIVTEQGLDQMGDVIIAVDGKPVTNHSDVVSQLIQHKVGDTIQVTIIRGAGTDKPEKLDVDVTLSEAH is encoded by the coding sequence ATGAGCGCTGGAATGCCGCCAGAGCGGCGGGCGCAGCCGAGTGCGATCGCTTTTTTGCGACTGTTCGTCTTCTGTTTCGCGATTGCTTTAGGGGTCTCCTGGATCGTCAGCAGCTTTATGCTGTCGGATCAGACTCCCAGGATTGATCCCAGCGCCGTACCGCGTCAGGTAACTGCCAGAGGGGATTTGGCCGAAGATGAAAAATCAACAATCGAGTTGTTTGAATCGGCCTCGCCGTCCGTCGTCTTTATCACTACTACGGCGCTCTCACGCCGCTCGATGAACGTCAACCCAGTCGAGATTCCGGCCGGCGCCGGCAGCGGTTTCGTCTGGGATGAAAAAGGACATCTCGTCACCAATTACCACGTCATTCGTGATGTCGAGCAGGGGAATGGAGGTCGAGCTATCGTCACCTTCGCCGATCATACCTCGCATGAAGCGCGAGTCTTGGGAGGCTCGCCCGACAATGATCTCGCCGTGCTGCAGTTGGTTGATCCGCAAAACGCAACCCTCATTCCGATTCGCGTCGGCGAGTCGAAGAACCTCAAGGTCGGCCAGAAGACCTTCGCGATCGGCAACCCGTTTGGCTTTGATCAAACGCTCACGACCGGCGTGATTAGCGGTCTCGGGCGATCGATCCGCAGCGAGTCGGGCCAGCCAATCAACGACCTGATTCAAACCGATGCGGCGATCAACCCCGGCAATTCTGGCGGCCCATTGCTGGACAGCAGCGGCCTGTTGATCGGCGTGAACACCGCGATTTACAGCCCTTCAGGCGCCTACTCCGGCATTGGCCTGGCGATTCCTGTTGATACGGTCAACGCCGTCACGACCGAGATCTTGCGCACCGGCAAAGTCTCGAAACCTTACTTGGGAGTCGCGTTGTTACCGGCGTCGGCCGTCGCCCAACTCAACCTGCAAGGCGCGCTGATCGGCGAAGTGGTCGAAGGAAGTCCAGCCGCCAACGCCGGTCTGCAGCCGACCATTGTCACCGAGCAAGGACTCGATCAAATGGGCGATGTGATTATCGCCGTCGACGGAAAACCGGTCACCAATCACTCCGATGTCGTGAGTCAACTCATTCAGCACAAAGTGGGTGACACGATCCAAGTCACCATCATTCGCGGCGCCGGAACCGACAAGCCCGAAAAACTGGATGTGGACGTTACTTTGTCCGAAGCGCACTAA
- a CDS encoding SpoIIE family protein phosphatase yields the protein MSSYLVAVNGSDAGKKIYLAGEKFVMGRHPECDILVDAGAVSRHHAQITRKNQDLMIEDLGSRNGTFVNDTAINSLQKLKDGDSIRVCDVTFTFHLDQPFAPPSARNLGQTGAGAYGTIMVDDDSAPSTIMSQLEVSSQAGGVTLQASAEVKLAALLEITKNLGGVIAPEDVFPQVLNSLFKIFLQADRGFIILQDDKGKLTPRWTKTRRPGDENIRISRTVINHVIEKKQAILSADAAADSRFEMSQSITDFQIRSIMCAPLIDSDGKAFGALQIDTLDQRKRFQQEDLEVLMSVATQAAISIDNAQLHQRALRQQEMERDLKLASQVQIGFLPKGKPAAAGYDFFDYYRAANSVGGDYYDYIPLPNNRMAILLGDVVGHGVAASLLMAKLSADARYTLASIEDPAVAFATLNNTFSESIPDDQFVTLVLNILNFETHEMTVLNAGHMAPMLRRNDGTVDEIGEPEISLPLGVFPDLEYEKVTIPIAVGERIILYTDGINEAMDADGEQFGIPRVRERAQEQFPSVAQLGQAIVKDVREFMGSQFDDMCLVCYERLE from the coding sequence ATGAGCAGTTATCTAGTAGCGGTCAACGGATCCGACGCCGGAAAAAAAATCTACCTCGCGGGCGAAAAGTTCGTCATGGGGCGCCATCCCGAGTGCGATATTCTGGTAGACGCCGGCGCGGTCAGCCGCCATCACGCCCAAATCACCCGAAAGAACCAGGATCTCATGATTGAGGACCTGGGAAGCCGGAACGGCACTTTCGTCAACGACACGGCGATTAATTCGCTGCAAAAGTTGAAAGATGGTGATTCGATCCGCGTCTGCGACGTGACGTTTACCTTCCATTTGGATCAGCCGTTCGCCCCCCCTTCGGCCCGTAATCTGGGGCAAACCGGAGCAGGCGCCTACGGCACGATCATGGTCGATGATGACTCGGCGCCGTCGACCATCATGTCGCAGCTGGAAGTCTCGTCGCAAGCCGGCGGCGTCACGCTGCAGGCCAGCGCTGAAGTGAAGCTGGCCGCTTTGCTGGAGATTACCAAGAATCTCGGCGGCGTTATCGCTCCGGAGGACGTCTTTCCGCAGGTGCTGAACAGCCTGTTCAAGATTTTTTTGCAGGCCGACCGCGGTTTTATCATTCTGCAGGATGACAAAGGCAAATTAACGCCGCGGTGGACCAAAACGCGCCGCCCGGGGGACGAAAATATCCGGATCAGCCGCACGGTCATCAATCATGTGATCGAGAAAAAGCAGGCGATTCTCTCGGCTGACGCAGCGGCGGATTCGCGTTTTGAGATGAGCCAGAGCATTACCGATTTTCAGATTCGCTCGATCATGTGCGCCCCGTTGATCGATAGCGACGGCAAAGCGTTTGGCGCGCTCCAAATTGATACGCTTGACCAACGCAAGCGTTTCCAGCAGGAAGATCTGGAAGTGCTGATGAGCGTCGCGACGCAGGCGGCGATCTCGATCGACAACGCGCAGCTTCATCAGCGCGCGTTGCGTCAGCAGGAAATGGAGCGTGATCTGAAGCTCGCCAGTCAGGTGCAGATCGGCTTTTTGCCGAAGGGAAAACCGGCCGCCGCCGGGTACGACTTCTTTGACTATTATCGCGCCGCCAATTCGGTCGGCGGCGACTATTACGACTATATTCCCTTGCCGAATAACCGGATGGCGATCTTGCTGGGGGATGTCGTCGGGCATGGCGTCGCCGCGTCGCTGTTGATGGCGAAGCTATCGGCCGACGCACGGTATACGCTCGCTTCGATTGAAGATCCGGCGGTCGCTTTTGCGACGCTGAATAACACCTTCAGCGAGAGTATTCCGGACGACCAGTTTGTGACGTTGGTCCTGAATATCTTGAACTTTGAGACGCACGAGATGACCGTGCTGAACGCCGGTCACATGGCGCCGATGCTCCGCCGTAACGATGGTACGGTCGATGAAATTGGGGAACCCGAGATTAGCCTGCCGTTGGGCGTTTTTCCGGATCTAGAGTACGAGAAGGTCACCATCCCGATCGCCGTGGGCGAACGAATCATTCTCTATACCGACGGCATCAACGAAGCGATGGACGCCGACGGCGAGCAATTTGGCATTCCCCGCGTCCGCGAGCGTGCCCAAGAGCAATTTCCGTCGGTCGCACAACTTGGCCAGGCGATCGTCAAAGACGTTCGCGAGTTCATGGGCTCGCAGTTCGACGACATGTGCTTGGTTTGCTACGAGCGGTTGGAATAG
- a CDS encoding DUF1080 domain-containing protein, translated as MHRNITSLFVLLFLSSFCIAAEDDPRVFVDPDNVNDPDFVYQGEFYGPLRLPNGSYEMTGLQVVALGDGKFSALQYKGGLPGNGWDNGPKLALQGEMQSGLIQLKHDAYTIAVDPNHAVVINTAGQQLGDLPKVRRKSLTLGHRPPHDARVLFDGTSTEFFKDGKLTAEGLLKAGTITTFPVSDFQLHLEFRTPYMPDRGSQARGNSGVYIQERYEVQILDSFGKTPEFNDSASIYRTKPPEMNMCFPPLQWQTYDIYFNAARFDDAGNKVGDARLTVFHNGIAVQRDERIPNKTGAGKKEGAEPMPIKLQDHKDPVVFRNIWIIEPSAPMNFAAETCVCR; from the coding sequence ATGCATCGCAATATCACATCGCTTTTCGTGCTCCTGTTTCTCTCTTCGTTTTGCATCGCCGCTGAGGATGACCCCCGCGTCTTTGTGGATCCTGACAACGTCAACGATCCCGACTTCGTCTACCAGGGCGAATTCTACGGGCCGCTGCGCTTGCCGAACGGCAGCTACGAAATGACCGGCCTACAGGTAGTGGCGCTCGGAGACGGCAAATTTTCGGCGCTGCAATACAAAGGGGGACTGCCCGGCAATGGTTGGGACAATGGTCCCAAACTGGCCCTGCAGGGCGAGATGCAAAGCGGCCTGATCCAGTTGAAGCATGACGCCTATACGATTGCCGTCGATCCCAATCATGCCGTGGTTATCAACACCGCGGGACAACAGCTCGGCGATCTGCCGAAAGTTCGCCGCAAGAGTCTTACCTTGGGGCACCGACCGCCGCACGACGCCCGCGTGCTATTTGACGGCACGTCGACTGAATTCTTTAAAGATGGCAAGCTGACCGCGGAAGGGCTGCTGAAAGCCGGCACGATCACGACGTTCCCGGTCTCCGACTTCCAATTGCATCTTGAGTTCCGCACTCCTTATATGCCTGACCGCGGATCGCAAGCACGCGGCAATAGCGGCGTCTACATTCAAGAGCGCTACGAAGTGCAGATCCTCGACTCGTTCGGCAAAACTCCTGAGTTCAATGACTCGGCGTCGATCTACCGCACCAAGCCGCCAGAAATGAACATGTGCTTCCCGCCGCTGCAGTGGCAAACCTACGACATCTATTTCAACGCCGCTCGCTTTGACGACGCCGGCAACAAGGTGGGCGACGCTCGTTTGACTGTCTTCCACAACGGCATCGCGGTCCAACGTGACGAACGTATCCCGAACAAAACTGGCGCCGGCAAAAAAGAGGGCGCCGAGCCGATGCCGATCAAGTTGCAGGATCACAAAGATCCGGTCGTCTTCCGCAACATCTGGATCATCGAACCGTCAGCGCCGATGAACTTTGCCGCAGAGACTTGCGTTTGTCGGTAA
- a CDS encoding SMP-30/gluconolactonase/LRE family protein, whose protein sequence is MYKSAFAAGIFCLTIISLCFAEPIAGIGPIGEVRTLQKDFGFTEGAASDGAGNLYFTDIPNNRIYRRTPDGKIAVFLEPSGHTNGTMVRDDRLLICQMDGQLASVSLSGDDLQVLAGKYKNERFNAPNDLVCDHFGGVYFTDPRYRAPTPWPQKIEAVYYLSTDNVVTRLIDDIIAPNGVILSPDEKTLYVVPSMETKLYAYDVLGPGKIGEKRVVCQFRQPEGEDNQGGDGLTIDEHGNLYVTTKLGVQVISPKGEILGIIEFPEHPANATFGGPKGKTLFVTARTGLYSVEMSVRGHQFPGE, encoded by the coding sequence ATGTACAAGTCCGCATTCGCCGCAGGCATCTTCTGCCTAACGATCATCTCGCTTTGCTTTGCTGAGCCGATCGCCGGAATTGGTCCAATTGGTGAAGTCCGCACCTTGCAAAAGGACTTTGGGTTCACCGAAGGCGCCGCTTCTGACGGCGCAGGCAATCTCTACTTCACGGATATCCCCAACAATCGCATCTATCGGCGGACGCCCGACGGTAAGATCGCTGTTTTCCTGGAACCATCGGGGCATACCAACGGCACGATGGTTCGTGACGATCGACTGCTGATCTGTCAGATGGATGGGCAGTTGGCCAGCGTTTCGCTGAGCGGCGATGATTTACAAGTGCTGGCAGGCAAGTACAAGAACGAACGCTTCAACGCGCCCAACGACTTGGTTTGCGATCATTTCGGCGGCGTTTATTTCACCGATCCCCGCTATCGAGCGCCGACTCCTTGGCCGCAAAAGATCGAAGCCGTTTATTATCTCTCGACTGACAACGTCGTGACGCGATTGATCGACGATATCATCGCGCCCAACGGCGTGATCCTATCACCTGACGAAAAAACGCTGTACGTCGTTCCTTCAATGGAAACCAAACTGTACGCCTACGATGTTCTAGGCCCCGGGAAAATTGGCGAAAAACGGGTCGTGTGCCAATTTCGTCAGCCCGAGGGCGAAGACAATCAAGGGGGCGACGGTCTGACGATCGACGAACATGGCAATCTGTACGTCACGACTAAACTCGGCGTACAGGTGATCAGCCCGAAAGGGGAGATCCTTGGAATCATTGAATTTCCTGAGCATCCGGCGAACGCAACGTTTGGCGGTCCCAAGGGAAAGACATTGTTTGTGACGGCCCGTACTGGGCTTTACTCTGTGGAAATGAGCGTTCGGGGACACCAATTCCCTGGCGAATAG
- a CDS encoding phosphoribosylaminoimidazolesuccinocarboxamide synthase, protein MTIDLPVRHGKVRDIYDLGDKLLLVASDRTSAFDYVLPSAIPDKGRVLTQISRFWFEKLGVANHMISTNVADADLPSGTDLASLDGRSMLVRKTEVVPIECVVRGYLAGSGWKEYGQSRTVCGIPLPAGLDQSAQLETPIFTPATKEESGHDINISYERMCEIVGEELASTLREKSLDIYTRGAAFAREKGIIIADTKFEWGIVDGELLLIDEVLTPDSSRFWPEDQYQVGVSPPSFDKQIVRDYLETTSWDKNSTPPQLPDAIVNQTRAKYIEAFEELTGQSFPWK, encoded by the coding sequence ATGACTATCGATTTACCCGTGCGGCATGGCAAGGTTCGTGATATCTACGATCTGGGAGACAAGTTGCTTCTGGTCGCTTCCGATCGCACCAGTGCGTTTGATTATGTGTTGCCGTCAGCAATACCAGACAAAGGTCGAGTATTAACGCAGATCAGTCGCTTCTGGTTTGAGAAACTCGGCGTGGCGAATCATATGATTTCGACCAATGTGGCCGATGCTGATCTGCCGAGCGGGACCGATCTGGCTTCGCTTGATGGACGCAGCATGCTGGTCCGCAAGACCGAAGTCGTGCCGATCGAATGCGTCGTGCGCGGCTATCTCGCCGGATCCGGCTGGAAAGAATATGGCCAAAGCCGCACTGTCTGCGGCATCCCCTTGCCTGCTGGACTTGATCAGAGCGCCCAGTTGGAAACGCCGATTTTTACGCCGGCGACCAAGGAAGAGTCAGGCCACGACATCAACATTTCGTACGAACGGATGTGCGAAATCGTCGGGGAAGAGTTGGCTTCGACCTTGCGTGAGAAAAGTCTCGATATCTACACGCGCGGCGCCGCTTTTGCGCGTGAAAAAGGGATTATCATCGCTGATACGAAGTTCGAGTGGGGGATCGTTGACGGCGAGTTGTTGCTGATTGACGAAGTGTTGACCCCAGACAGTTCGCGATTCTGGCCCGAAGATCAGTACCAGGTCGGCGTCAGTCCCCCCTCCTTCGACAAACAGATCGTGCGCGATTATCTCGAAACAACCAGTTGGGACAAAAACAGCACGCCGCCGCAGTTGCCGGATGCGATCGTCAACCAAACGCGTGCGAAGTACATCGAAGCGTTCGAGGAACTGACCGGCCAGTCGTTCCCGTGGAAATAG